In Paracoccus aminophilus JCM 7686, a single window of DNA contains:
- a CDS encoding M20 aminoacylase family protein, whose amino-acid sequence MTFVSPKDIVALGDFIALRQDLHAHPELGLEEERTSDVVARALESYGYEVTRGLAKTGLVGTLRCGTGNRAIGLRADIDALPITEETGAAYASKTPGLMHACGHDGHTATLLAAARTLAERQNFDGTIHLIFQPAEENWGGAKIMVEEGLFQKFPCDAVFGMHNDPSLPFGQFTFRDGPIMAAVDECTIRVHGNGGHGSTPELTADPITAGASIVMALQTIVSRNIAALDPAVVTVAAFHGGTVSNIIPSTAEIVVGIRTFNPEVRDEIERRIKLIAAAQAESFGMTATVDYSRSYDATINHPEETAFARDLSREVWGEDKTVDFARPMMGSEDFAYMLVERPGTYFFLGTAKGPNDPGLHHPKFDFNDEALGVGAAFWVNLAERYLSRE is encoded by the coding sequence ATGACATTCGTTTCGCCCAAGGACATCGTCGCGCTCGGGGATTTCATCGCCTTGCGCCAGGACCTCCACGCCCATCCCGAGCTCGGGCTGGAAGAAGAGCGGACCTCGGATGTCGTCGCGCGCGCGCTCGAAAGCTATGGCTATGAGGTCACGCGCGGGCTGGCGAAAACCGGGCTGGTCGGGACTTTGCGCTGCGGCACCGGCAACCGTGCCATCGGGCTGCGCGCCGATATCGACGCGCTGCCGATCACCGAGGAAACCGGCGCGGCCTATGCCTCGAAAACCCCGGGGCTGATGCATGCCTGCGGCCATGACGGCCATACCGCGACTTTGCTTGCGGCGGCGCGCACCTTGGCCGAGCGCCAGAATTTCGACGGCACCATCCATCTGATCTTCCAGCCCGCCGAGGAAAACTGGGGTGGGGCCAAGATCATGGTCGAAGAGGGGCTGTTTCAGAAATTCCCCTGCGACGCGGTCTTTGGCATGCACAATGACCCCTCGCTGCCCTTTGGTCAGTTCACCTTCCGCGATGGGCCGATTATGGCCGCGGTCGATGAATGCACGATCCGGGTGCATGGCAATGGCGGCCATGGCTCGACGCCTGAGCTCACCGCCGATCCGATCACGGCGGGCGCCTCGATCGTCATGGCGCTGCAAACCATTGTCTCGCGCAATATCGCGGCGCTTGATCCCGCCGTGGTGACGGTCGCGGCCTTCCATGGTGGCACGGTCTCGAACATCATCCCCTCGACCGCCGAAATCGTCGTCGGCATCCGCACCTTCAACCCCGAGGTCCGCGACGAGATTGAACGCCGCATCAAGCTGATCGCCGCGGCGCAGGCGGAAAGCTTCGGCATGACCGCGACCGTCGATTACAGCCGCAGCTATGACGCGACGATCAATCATCCCGAGGAAACCGCCTTCGCTCGCGATCTGTCGCGCGAGGTCTGGGGCGAGGACAAGACCGTCGATTTCGCCCGCCCGATGATGGGCAGCGAAGATTTCGCCTATATGCTGGTCGAGCGCCCGGGGACTTATTTCTTCCTCGGCACGGCGAAAGGGCCGAATGATCCGGGGCTCCATCACCCGAAATTCGACTTCAACGACGAGGCCCTCGGCGTCGGCGCGGCCTTCTGGGTCAATCTCGCCGAGCGCTATCTCTCGCGCGAGTGA
- a CDS encoding ABC transporter permease, whose protein sequence is MSDLDPRAVTAPDIPAHVAPNERWLKPHRIVLIAIAALGFALAVWYGRWDWLKDYQGLMWHGLWVTLAMLFSTVALGFVLAVPIGLVQVTGPWWLAAPAKAFCTVIRGTPLLLQLWLLYYGLGSLFPMIPGLRSSFLWPYLREAWPYGVAALTISFAAYEAEVMRGAFAGVPPGELQAGRAFGMSRWKLFWRIWLPRALHRALPTLNGETVLQLKSTPLVATITVVDLYGVISRVRSNTLLTYEPLLFLGLIYFLLTAVLVLIFRYFENRIPTRGV, encoded by the coding sequence ATGAGCGATCTCGACCCCCGCGCGGTCACCGCGCCCGACATTCCCGCCCATGTCGCCCCGAACGAGCGCTGGCTGAAACCCCATCGCATCGTGCTGATTGCGATTGCCGCTTTGGGCTTTGCACTGGCGGTCTGGTATGGCCGCTGGGACTGGCTCAAGGATTATCAGGGGCTGATGTGGCATGGGCTCTGGGTGACACTGGCCATGCTGTTTTCGACCGTCGCGCTTGGCTTTGTGCTCGCGGTACCGATCGGGCTGGTGCAGGTCACCGGGCCGTGGTGGCTGGCCGCGCCCGCCAAGGCCTTCTGCACGGTCATCCGCGGCACGCCGCTGCTCTTGCAGCTTTGGCTGCTCTATTACGGGCTCGGCTCGCTCTTTCCGATGATCCCGGGGCTGCGCAGCTCGTTCCTTTGGCCCTATCTGCGCGAGGCCTGGCCCTATGGCGTCGCCGCCCTGACGATCTCCTTCGCCGCCTATGAGGCCGAGGTCATGCGCGGTGCCTTCGCCGGCGTGCCTCCGGGAGAGCTGCAGGCAGGCCGTGCCTTCGGGATGAGCCGCTGGAAGCTCTTCTGGCGCATCTGGCTGCCGCGTGCGCTCCATCGCGCGCTGCCGACGCTGAATGGCGAAACCGTGCTTCAGCTCAAATCGACGCCGCTGGTCGCGACGATCACCGTGGTCGATCTCTACGGGGTGATCTCGCGGGTGCGCTCGAACACGCTGCTGACCTATGAGCCGCTGCTCTTCCTTGGGCTCATCTATTTCCTGCTGACGGCGGTGCTCGTGCTGATCTTCCGCTATTTCGAAAACCGCATTCCGACCAGAGGTGTCTGA
- a CDS encoding ABC transporter permease, with translation MAINWGLLALDPPGWGGALLAGFLNSIEIAVGGYALGILIGIFGAMGKLYGGPVIRDLLEVYTTVVRAVPELVLILILYYAGTDLLNQVMALLGQGPVDISGLAAGIFVIGVVQGAYSTEVMRGAIKSIAPGQIEAARAYGMSPGKVLRRVTLPAMLPFAIPGLANLWLIATKDTALLAVVGFSELTLVTRQAAGATKHYLTFFLAAGMLYLLLTLVSTVIIRMIERRARRGIAEARA, from the coding sequence ATGGCGATAAACTGGGGACTTCTCGCGCTTGACCCGCCGGGCTGGGGAGGCGCGCTTCTGGCGGGCTTTCTCAACTCGATCGAGATCGCTGTCGGCGGCTATGCGCTTGGCATCCTGATCGGGATCTTCGGCGCGATGGGCAAGCTTTACGGCGGGCCGGTCATTCGCGATCTGCTGGAAGTCTATACGACGGTCGTGCGCGCCGTGCCCGAGCTCGTGCTGATCCTGATCCTCTATTACGCGGGCACCGATCTGCTCAATCAGGTCATGGCGCTGCTGGGACAGGGGCCGGTCGATATTTCGGGGCTCGCCGCCGGGATCTTCGTCATCGGTGTGGTGCAGGGCGCCTATTCAACCGAGGTCATGCGCGGCGCGATCAAATCCATCGCGCCCGGCCAGATCGAGGCGGCGCGCGCCTATGGCATGTCGCCCGGCAAGGTGCTGCGGCGCGTGACTTTGCCTGCGATGCTGCCCTTCGCCATTCCGGGGCTTGCCAACCTCTGGTTGATCGCGACCAAGGACACCGCGCTTCTGGCTGTCGTCGGCTTCTCCGAGCTGACGCTGGTCACGCGGCAGGCGGCGGGCGCGACCAAGCATTACCTGACCTTCTTCCTCGCGGCGGGGATGCTTTATCTGCTGCTGACGCTGGTCTCGACGGTGATCATCCGCATGATTGAACGGCGCGCACGGCGCGGCATTGCGGAGGCGCGCGCATGA
- a CDS encoding transporter substrate-binding domain-containing protein, which produces MKNVLTGLFLAASCSLAGLSAAAADPLKVGISAEPYPPFTVPDASGNWTGWEVDLAKAVCAEAKLDCVITPVAWDGIIPALQSGKIDMIVSSMSVTDERKKVIDFSDPYYRTNSAVIGLKDEKIEVTPEGLAGKVIGAQVGTRHLRYAQAHFETAGATVREYQTQDEANSDLAAGRIDAVEADEVAMRAFVASDAGKDCCDFKGVVADDPDILGIGSAIGVRKTDTELRDKLSAAIHAIRDNGTYQEFSKKYFDFDIYGR; this is translated from the coding sequence ATGAAGAATGTACTGACCGGCCTTTTCCTTGCGGCGAGCTGCAGCCTCGCAGGCCTGTCGGCCGCGGCGGCCGATCCGCTGAAGGTCGGGATCTCGGCCGAACCCTATCCGCCCTTCACCGTGCCCGATGCCTCGGGCAACTGGACCGGCTGGGAGGTCGATCTGGCCAAAGCGGTCTGCGCCGAGGCGAAACTCGATTGCGTGATCACGCCGGTCGCTTGGGACGGGATCATCCCGGCGCTGCAAAGCGGCAAGATCGACATGATCGTGTCTTCGATGTCGGTCACCGACGAGCGCAAGAAGGTCATCGATTTCTCGGACCCCTATTACCGCACCAATTCCGCAGTGATCGGGCTCAAGGATGAAAAGATCGAGGTGACGCCGGAAGGTCTTGCCGGCAAGGTCATCGGCGCGCAGGTCGGCACCCGCCATCTGCGCTATGCGCAGGCCCATTTCGAAACCGCCGGTGCGACGGTGCGCGAGTATCAGACCCAGGACGAGGCCAACAGCGATCTCGCTGCGGGCCGGATTGATGCGGTCGAGGCCGATGAGGTCGCCATGCGCGCCTTTGTCGCCAGCGATGCGGGCAAGGACTGCTGCGATTTCAAAGGCGTTGTCGCGGATGATCCGGATATTCTCGGCATCGGCTCGGCGATTGGCGTGCGCAAGACCGACACTGAACTGCGCGATAAGCTCTCGGCGGCGATCCACGCGATCCGCGACAACGGGACCTATCAAGAGTTCAGCAAGAAATACTTCGATTTCGACATCTACGGCAGGTGA
- a CDS encoding transporter substrate-binding domain-containing protein, with protein MKKLLATLSVAALAGLASLAPAAAAPLKVGVAAEPYPPFTSPDASGKWSGWEIDFAETVCKKAELECVITPVAWDGIIPALNTGKIDMIISSMSITPDRSKVIDFSDPYYRSNAVIIGPKEQTFGATPEELKGKVLGVQVGTMHMAYAQKHFAPAGVTLREYQTQDEANNDLVAGRIDATQADAIAMQDFLKSPTGEACCDVKGTVPNDPEVMNTAAGIGLRKSDTALKEKLNAAIKGIREDGSYAAFNKKYFDIDIFE; from the coding sequence ATGAAAAAACTGCTCGCAACTTTGTCTGTCGCGGCTTTGGCGGGGCTGGCCAGCCTTGCTCCGGCGGCGGCGGCCCCTCTCAAGGTCGGCGTCGCGGCTGAACCCTATCCGCCTTTCACTTCGCCCGATGCCTCGGGCAAATGGAGCGGCTGGGAGATCGATTTCGCCGAAACCGTCTGCAAGAAGGCCGAGCTCGAATGCGTCATCACCCCGGTCGCCTGGGACGGGATCATTCCCGCGCTCAACACCGGCAAAATCGACATGATCATCTCGTCGATGTCGATCACGCCGGATCGCTCGAAGGTCATTGATTTCTCGGATCCCTATTATCGCTCGAATGCGGTGATCATCGGGCCGAAGGAACAGACCTTTGGCGCGACCCCGGAAGAGCTGAAAGGCAAGGTTTTGGGCGTTCAGGTCGGCACGATGCATATGGCCTATGCCCAGAAGCATTTCGCTCCGGCGGGCGTGACCCTGCGCGAATATCAGACCCAGGACGAGGCGAACAACGATCTCGTCGCGGGCCGGATTGATGCGACGCAGGCCGATGCCATTGCCATGCAGGATTTCCTGAAATCGCCGACGGGCGAAGCTTGCTGCGACGTCAAGGGCACCGTGCCCAATGATCCCGAGGTGATGAACACCGCTGCCGGGATCGGGCTGCGCAAAAGCGACACCGCGCTGAAAGAAAAGCTCAATGCCGCGATCAAGGGCATCCGCGAGGATGGCAGCTATGCGGCGTTCAACAAGAAATACTTCGATATCGACATCTTCGAATGA
- a CDS encoding ABC transporter ATP-binding protein, with the protein MAEAANAIEVSNLHKRFGALEVLKGVSLEARKGEVIAIIGGSGSGKSTFLRCINLLETPTSGQIMVHGETIAMKSDRAGGQVPSDRKQVERIRSRLAMVFQSFNLWQHRTVLQNVIEAPVHVLGVPKDQAIATAETLLRRVGLYEKRDTYPAFLSGGQQQRAAIARAVAVDPEVMLFDEPTSALDPELVGEVLSVIGDLAKENRTMILVTHEMKFARNVADRIVYFHGGVIEEQGTPEQIFDAPRSERLKRFIQSAH; encoded by the coding sequence TTGGCAGAAGCGGCGAACGCAATCGAGGTCAGCAATCTGCACAAGCGTTTCGGCGCGCTTGAGGTGCTCAAGGGCGTCTCGCTCGAAGCGCGCAAGGGCGAGGTCATCGCGATCATCGGCGGGTCCGGCTCGGGGAAATCGACTTTCCTGCGCTGCATCAACCTGCTCGAGACCCCGACCTCGGGGCAGATCATGGTTCACGGCGAAACCATTGCGATGAAATCCGACCGCGCCGGCGGGCAGGTGCCCTCCGACCGCAAGCAGGTCGAGCGCATCCGCTCTCGCCTTGCCATGGTCTTTCAAAGCTTCAATCTCTGGCAGCACCGCACGGTTTTGCAAAACGTGATCGAGGCGCCGGTCCATGTCCTGGGCGTGCCGAAGGATCAGGCGATTGCCACGGCGGAAACCCTGCTGCGCCGCGTCGGCCTTTACGAGAAGCGCGACACCTATCCCGCCTTTCTCTCGGGCGGCCAGCAGCAGCGCGCGGCGATTGCCCGCGCCGTCGCCGTCGATCCCGAGGTGATGCTCTTTGACGAGCCGACCTCGGCGCTTGATCCCGAGCTGGTGGGCGAGGTGCTCAGCGTGATCGGCGATCTGGCCAAGGAAAACCGCACCATGATCCTCGTCACCCATGAGATGAAATTCGCGCGCAACGTCGCCGACCGCATCGTCTATTTCCACGGCGGGGTGATCGAAGAGCAGGGCACGCCGGAACAGATCTTCGATGCGCCGCGATCAGAGCGGCTCAAGCGGTTTATCCAATCGGCGCATTGA
- a CDS encoding TetR family transcriptional regulator C-terminal domain-containing protein: MATTFRRMQDFDRRAELIRATLDCIADKGIQGTTVRAVATYAGVSNGLIRHHFASKENMILAAYRETVEMITAPGRAIIDAPEMEPHERLARFVRASIGGAVADPRVFSLWAAFIAQVNVDPEMARIHDDGHLPYRSALEPMIAAIMAAENRALPDRRRERLAIALNAVLDGLWLEGCLYKEDRCPEDYVELGLETAEALLGTTLPRIAERE, translated from the coding sequence ATGGCAACAACCTTCCGCCGTATGCAGGATTTCGACCGCCGCGCCGAGCTGATCCGCGCGACGCTCGACTGCATTGCGGACAAGGGCATCCAGGGCACGACGGTGCGTGCGGTCGCGACTTATGCCGGGGTCAGCAACGGCTTGATCCGCCATCATTTCGCCTCGAAGGAAAACATGATCCTCGCCGCCTACCGCGAGACGGTCGAGATGATCACCGCGCCCGGACGCGCGATCATCGACGCCCCCGAGATGGAGCCACATGAGCGTCTTGCCCGCTTCGTGCGTGCCAGCATCGGCGGCGCGGTCGCTGATCCCCGGGTGTTTTCGCTCTGGGCGGCCTTTATCGCGCAGGTCAATGTCGATCCCGAAATGGCGCGGATCCATGACGACGGCCATTTGCCCTATCGCAGCGCGCTGGAACCGATGATCGCCGCCATCATGGCCGCGGAAAACCGCGCCCTGCCCGATCGGCGCCGCGAGCGGCTGGCGATTGCGCTCAATGCGGTGCTCGACGGGCTGTGGCTTGAGGGCTGCCTCTATAAAGAGGACCGTTGCCCCGAAGATTACGTCGAGCTTGGTCTCGAGACCGCCGAGGCTTTGCTCGGCACGACACTGCCCCGCATTGCGGAAAGGGAATAA